One genomic segment of Macaca fascicularis isolate 582-1 chromosome 19, T2T-MFA8v1.1 includes these proteins:
- the BRME1 gene encoding break repair meiotic recombinase recruitment factor 1 isoform X2 → MTKRKKLRTSGDRLCPPKPLKTPRLGDSDGDPQSSMLGCLHHPEEPESKLGPVPSTQQHGEEPGKAVCSSPDEETGAPCWLLRQPEKEPAPLPPSQETLPESSAQSPGCQPLVETLGLPFQEAMEPGDPTQADSAHPEQSSQSPVQAVPSSGDSQPDDPPDRGTGLSSSQRASQDHLSEQGAEDSRPETDGVPGDRGQKEHLPSSDSEGEKPDRGARKEGGVQRTAGAGLPGGPQEEGDSIPCTPASAPTLGPALGLGPASWCLEPGSVAQGSPDPQQTPSRMGREGEGTHSSLGCSSLGMIVIADLSTDPAELEERALEVAGPDGQASAMSPASPKRKAADGGYRRALPGCTPLTGETAGEMGEAGQDDKPPGDVPVGPTASLALAPGSGESMMGAGDSNHAATDMGPCVDQKQEPGPTPEAAESGGQDLEQDLEGLHVSPQASVLPEHREAADSPLQEPGAQQGIDTTSDLAGQQDHLPHSADQAAWADSSAVELDFLLDSQIQDALDASDFEAPPGQRQGLAVLPRLVWNTWPQTILPPHLPKVLELQACPAWLIASFLRDIFFPSENKPGPCWPGPSPRANGDPVAVAKAQPRTFVGIQASEASRMEDATNIVHGLIVELSNLNRLIMGTHRDLEAFKRLNYRKTKPGGKAPLPYPSKGPGNVPRGDPPWREL, encoded by the exons aagctgcGGACCTCAG GAGACAGACTCTGTCCTCCAAAACCCCTAAAGACCCCAAGGCTAGGAGACTCTGATGGGGACCCCCAGAGTTCCATGTTGGGCTGTTTACATCACCCTGAGGAGCCAGAGAGTAAACTGGGACCTGTTCCCTCTACACAGCAGCACGGGGAGGAACCAGGAAAGGCGGTCTGCAG CTccccagatgaggaaacaggagcTCCCTGCTGGCTCCTCCGTCAACCAGAGAAGGAGCcagctccccttcctccttcccag GAAACCCTCCCAGAGTCCAGCGCCCAGAGTCCAGGATGCCAGCCGCTAGTGGAGACCCTGGGGCTCCCCTTCCAGGAGGCCATGGAGCCGGGGGACCCAACGCAGGCAGACAGTGCCCACCCTGAGCAGAGCAGCCAGAGCCCTGTGCAGGCTGTGCCCAGCAGTGGAGATTCTCAGCCTGATGACCCTCCAGACAGGGGGACGGGGTTGTCCTCCTCACAGAGGGCCAGCCAAGACCACCTGTCAGAACAAGGGGCTGAAGACAGCAGGCCTGAGACAGATGGGGTTCCAGGTGATCGTGGCCAAAAGGAACACCTACCAAGCAGTGATTCTGAAGGGGAGAAGCCAGACAGAGGAGCCCGCAAGGAGGGAGGGGTCCAAAGGACAGCAGGGGCTGGCCTGCCTGGAGGGCCCCAGGAGGAGGGAGACAGTATCCCCTGTACCCCAGCATCAGCTCCTACCTTGGGCCCTGCTCTGGGACTGGGCCCTGCCTCTTGGTGCCTGGAACCCGGGTCTGTGGCCCAGGGCTCTCCTGACCCCCAGCAGACCCCCAGCAGGatgggcagggaaggggaagggactCATAGCAGCCTGGGATGCTCCTCCCTCGGGATGATTGTCATTGCAGACCTGAGCACAGACCCTGCTGAGCTGGAAGAGAGGGCTCTGGAGGTGGCTGGGCCCGATGGGCAGGCCAGCGCCATGTCACCTGCCTCTCCCAAGAGGAAGGCCGCTGATGGAGGCTACAGGAGGGCCCTGCCAGGCTGCACCCCACTCACTGGGGAAACCGCAGGAGAAATGGGGGAGGCAGGGCAGGATGACAAGCCCCCTGGCGATGTCCCAGTGGGCCCGACAGCCTCCCTGGCTCTGGCACCCGGGAGTGGAGAGTCCATGATGGGCGCTGGAGATTCCAACCATGCAGCCACGGACATGGGTCCATGTGTCGATCAAAAGCAGGAGCCAGGCCCTACTCCAGAGGCAGCCGAGTCAGGTGGCCAGGACCTCGAACAAGACCTTGAGGGGCTCCATGTGTCCCCGCAAGCTTCTGTTCTGCCAGAACACAGAGAAGCAGCAGACAGCCCTCTCCAGGAGCCTGGGGCCCAGCAGGGCATAGACACCACCTCAGACCTGGCAGGGCAGCAAGACCACCTGCCTCATTCTGCAGACCAGGCCGCCTGGGCAGACTCTTCAGCTGTGGAACTCGACTTCCTGCTGGACAGCCAGATACAGGATGCCCTGGACGCTTCTGACTTCGAAGCCCCGCCTGGGCAG agacagggtcttgccgtgttgcccaggctggtctggaacacttggcctcaaacgatcctcccacctcatcttcccaaagtgctggaattacaggcgtgcccaGCCTGGCTCATTGCCTCTTTTCTGAGGGACATT TTCTTTCCTTCCGAGAACAAGCCGGGCCCTTGCTGGCCGGGCCCCAGCCCACGTGCCAATGGAGACCCTGTTGCAGTGGCCAAGGCCCAGCCGAG GACCTTCGTGGGGATCCAGGCCTCTGAGGCCTCCAGGATGGAAGACGCCACCAACATCGTGCATGGCCTCATCGTTGAGCTCTCTAACCTGAA
- the BRME1 gene encoding break repair meiotic recombinase recruitment factor 1 isoform X1 gives MTKRKKLRTSGDRLCPPKPLKTPRLGDSDGDPQSSMLGCLHHPEEPESKLGPVPSTQQHGEEPGKAVCSSPDEETGAPCWLLRQPEKEPAPLPPSQNSVGRFVPQFAKSRKTVARKGETKDENLRSGAFSLETLPESSAQSPGCQPLVETLGLPFQEAMEPGDPTQADSAHPEQSSQSPVQAVPSSGDSQPDDPPDRGTGLSSSQRASQDHLSEQGAEDSRPETDGVPGDRGQKEHLPSSDSEGEKPDRGARKEGGVQRTAGAGLPGGPQEEGDSIPCTPASAPTLGPALGLGPASWCLEPGSVAQGSPDPQQTPSRMGREGEGTHSSLGCSSLGMIVIADLSTDPAELEERALEVAGPDGQASAMSPASPKRKAADGGYRRALPGCTPLTGETAGEMGEAGQDDKPPGDVPVGPTASLALAPGSGESMMGAGDSNHAATDMGPCVDQKQEPGPTPEAAESGGQDLEQDLEGLHVSPQASVLPEHREAADSPLQEPGAQQGIDTTSDLAGQQDHLPHSADQAAWADSSAVELDFLLDSQIQDALDASDFEAPPGQRQGLAVLPRLVWNTWPQTILPPHLPKVLELQACPAWLIASFLRDIFFPSENKPGPCWPGPSPRANGDPVAVAKAQPRTFVGIQASEASRMEDATNIVHGLIVELSNLNRLIMGTHRDLEAFKRLNYRKTKPGGKAPLPYPSKGPGNVPRGDPPWREL, from the exons aagctgcGGACCTCAG GAGACAGACTCTGTCCTCCAAAACCCCTAAAGACCCCAAGGCTAGGAGACTCTGATGGGGACCCCCAGAGTTCCATGTTGGGCTGTTTACATCACCCTGAGGAGCCAGAGAGTAAACTGGGACCTGTTCCCTCTACACAGCAGCACGGGGAGGAACCAGGAAAGGCGGTCTGCAG CTccccagatgaggaaacaggagcTCCCTGCTGGCTCCTCCGTCAACCAGAGAAGGAGCcagctccccttcctccttcccag AACTCAGTTGGGAGGTTTGTTCCCCAGTTTGCAAAATCCAGGAAGACAGTGGCAAGAAAAGGAGAGACAAAGGATGAGAACCTCAGGAGTGGGGCCTTTAGCCTG GAAACCCTCCCAGAGTCCAGCGCCCAGAGTCCAGGATGCCAGCCGCTAGTGGAGACCCTGGGGCTCCCCTTCCAGGAGGCCATGGAGCCGGGGGACCCAACGCAGGCAGACAGTGCCCACCCTGAGCAGAGCAGCCAGAGCCCTGTGCAGGCTGTGCCCAGCAGTGGAGATTCTCAGCCTGATGACCCTCCAGACAGGGGGACGGGGTTGTCCTCCTCACAGAGGGCCAGCCAAGACCACCTGTCAGAACAAGGGGCTGAAGACAGCAGGCCTGAGACAGATGGGGTTCCAGGTGATCGTGGCCAAAAGGAACACCTACCAAGCAGTGATTCTGAAGGGGAGAAGCCAGACAGAGGAGCCCGCAAGGAGGGAGGGGTCCAAAGGACAGCAGGGGCTGGCCTGCCTGGAGGGCCCCAGGAGGAGGGAGACAGTATCCCCTGTACCCCAGCATCAGCTCCTACCTTGGGCCCTGCTCTGGGACTGGGCCCTGCCTCTTGGTGCCTGGAACCCGGGTCTGTGGCCCAGGGCTCTCCTGACCCCCAGCAGACCCCCAGCAGGatgggcagggaaggggaagggactCATAGCAGCCTGGGATGCTCCTCCCTCGGGATGATTGTCATTGCAGACCTGAGCACAGACCCTGCTGAGCTGGAAGAGAGGGCTCTGGAGGTGGCTGGGCCCGATGGGCAGGCCAGCGCCATGTCACCTGCCTCTCCCAAGAGGAAGGCCGCTGATGGAGGCTACAGGAGGGCCCTGCCAGGCTGCACCCCACTCACTGGGGAAACCGCAGGAGAAATGGGGGAGGCAGGGCAGGATGACAAGCCCCCTGGCGATGTCCCAGTGGGCCCGACAGCCTCCCTGGCTCTGGCACCCGGGAGTGGAGAGTCCATGATGGGCGCTGGAGATTCCAACCATGCAGCCACGGACATGGGTCCATGTGTCGATCAAAAGCAGGAGCCAGGCCCTACTCCAGAGGCAGCCGAGTCAGGTGGCCAGGACCTCGAACAAGACCTTGAGGGGCTCCATGTGTCCCCGCAAGCTTCTGTTCTGCCAGAACACAGAGAAGCAGCAGACAGCCCTCTCCAGGAGCCTGGGGCCCAGCAGGGCATAGACACCACCTCAGACCTGGCAGGGCAGCAAGACCACCTGCCTCATTCTGCAGACCAGGCCGCCTGGGCAGACTCTTCAGCTGTGGAACTCGACTTCCTGCTGGACAGCCAGATACAGGATGCCCTGGACGCTTCTGACTTCGAAGCCCCGCCTGGGCAG agacagggtcttgccgtgttgcccaggctggtctggaacacttggcctcaaacgatcctcccacctcatcttcccaaagtgctggaattacaggcgtgcccaGCCTGGCTCATTGCCTCTTTTCTGAGGGACATT TTCTTTCCTTCCGAGAACAAGCCGGGCCCTTGCTGGCCGGGCCCCAGCCCACGTGCCAATGGAGACCCTGTTGCAGTGGCCAAGGCCCAGCCGAG GACCTTCGTGGGGATCCAGGCCTCTGAGGCCTCCAGGATGGAAGACGCCACCAACATCGTGCATGGCCTCATCGTTGAGCTCTCTAACCTGAA
- the BRME1 gene encoding break repair meiotic recombinase recruitment factor 1 isoform X3 — MTKRKKLRTSGDRLCPPKPLKTPRLGDSDGDPQSSMLGCLHHPEEPESKLGPVPSTQQHGEEPGKAVCSSPDEETGAPCWLLRQPEKEPAPLPPSQNSVGRFVPQFAKSRKTVARKGETKDENLRSGAFSLETLPESSAQSPGCQPLVETLGLPFQEAMEPGDPTQADSAHPEQSSQSPVQAVPSSGDSQPDDPPDRGTGLSSSQRASQDHLSEQGAEDSRPETDGVPGDRGQKEHLPSSDSEGEKPDRGARKEGGVQRTAGAGLPGGPQEEGDSIPCTPASAPTLGPALGLGPASWCLEPGSVAQGSPDPQQTPSRMGREGEGTHSSLGCSSLGMIVIADLSTDPAELEERALEVAGPDGQASAMSPASPKRKAADGGYRRALPGCTPLTGETAGEMGEAGQDDKPPGDVPVGPTASLALAPGSGESMMGAGDSNHAATDMGPCVDQKQEPGPTPEAAESGGQDLEQDLEGLHVSPQASVLPEHREAADSPLQEPGAQQGIDTTSDLAGQQDHLPHSADQAAWADSSAVELDFLLDSQIQDALDASDFEAPPGQFFPSENKPGPCWPGPSPRANGDPVAVAKAQPRTFVGIQASEASRMEDATNIVHGLIVELSNLNRLIMGTHRDLEAFKRLNYRKTKPGGKAPLPYPSKGPGNVPRGDPPWREL, encoded by the exons aagctgcGGACCTCAG GAGACAGACTCTGTCCTCCAAAACCCCTAAAGACCCCAAGGCTAGGAGACTCTGATGGGGACCCCCAGAGTTCCATGTTGGGCTGTTTACATCACCCTGAGGAGCCAGAGAGTAAACTGGGACCTGTTCCCTCTACACAGCAGCACGGGGAGGAACCAGGAAAGGCGGTCTGCAG CTccccagatgaggaaacaggagcTCCCTGCTGGCTCCTCCGTCAACCAGAGAAGGAGCcagctccccttcctccttcccag AACTCAGTTGGGAGGTTTGTTCCCCAGTTTGCAAAATCCAGGAAGACAGTGGCAAGAAAAGGAGAGACAAAGGATGAGAACCTCAGGAGTGGGGCCTTTAGCCTG GAAACCCTCCCAGAGTCCAGCGCCCAGAGTCCAGGATGCCAGCCGCTAGTGGAGACCCTGGGGCTCCCCTTCCAGGAGGCCATGGAGCCGGGGGACCCAACGCAGGCAGACAGTGCCCACCCTGAGCAGAGCAGCCAGAGCCCTGTGCAGGCTGTGCCCAGCAGTGGAGATTCTCAGCCTGATGACCCTCCAGACAGGGGGACGGGGTTGTCCTCCTCACAGAGGGCCAGCCAAGACCACCTGTCAGAACAAGGGGCTGAAGACAGCAGGCCTGAGACAGATGGGGTTCCAGGTGATCGTGGCCAAAAGGAACACCTACCAAGCAGTGATTCTGAAGGGGAGAAGCCAGACAGAGGAGCCCGCAAGGAGGGAGGGGTCCAAAGGACAGCAGGGGCTGGCCTGCCTGGAGGGCCCCAGGAGGAGGGAGACAGTATCCCCTGTACCCCAGCATCAGCTCCTACCTTGGGCCCTGCTCTGGGACTGGGCCCTGCCTCTTGGTGCCTGGAACCCGGGTCTGTGGCCCAGGGCTCTCCTGACCCCCAGCAGACCCCCAGCAGGatgggcagggaaggggaagggactCATAGCAGCCTGGGATGCTCCTCCCTCGGGATGATTGTCATTGCAGACCTGAGCACAGACCCTGCTGAGCTGGAAGAGAGGGCTCTGGAGGTGGCTGGGCCCGATGGGCAGGCCAGCGCCATGTCACCTGCCTCTCCCAAGAGGAAGGCCGCTGATGGAGGCTACAGGAGGGCCCTGCCAGGCTGCACCCCACTCACTGGGGAAACCGCAGGAGAAATGGGGGAGGCAGGGCAGGATGACAAGCCCCCTGGCGATGTCCCAGTGGGCCCGACAGCCTCCCTGGCTCTGGCACCCGGGAGTGGAGAGTCCATGATGGGCGCTGGAGATTCCAACCATGCAGCCACGGACATGGGTCCATGTGTCGATCAAAAGCAGGAGCCAGGCCCTACTCCAGAGGCAGCCGAGTCAGGTGGCCAGGACCTCGAACAAGACCTTGAGGGGCTCCATGTGTCCCCGCAAGCTTCTGTTCTGCCAGAACACAGAGAAGCAGCAGACAGCCCTCTCCAGGAGCCTGGGGCCCAGCAGGGCATAGACACCACCTCAGACCTGGCAGGGCAGCAAGACCACCTGCCTCATTCTGCAGACCAGGCCGCCTGGGCAGACTCTTCAGCTGTGGAACTCGACTTCCTGCTGGACAGCCAGATACAGGATGCCCTGGACGCTTCTGACTTCGAAGCCCCGCCTGGGCAG TTCTTTCCTTCCGAGAACAAGCCGGGCCCTTGCTGGCCGGGCCCCAGCCCACGTGCCAATGGAGACCCTGTTGCAGTGGCCAAGGCCCAGCCGAG GACCTTCGTGGGGATCCAGGCCTCTGAGGCCTCCAGGATGGAAGACGCCACCAACATCGTGCATGGCCTCATCGTTGAGCTCTCTAACCTGAA
- the BRME1 gene encoding break repair meiotic recombinase recruitment factor 1 isoform X4: protein MTKRKKLRTSGDRLCPPKPLKTPRLGDSDGDPQSSMLGCLHHPEEPESKLGPVPSTQQHGEEPGKAVCSSPDEETGAPCWLLRQPEKEPAPLPPSQETLPESSAQSPGCQPLVETLGLPFQEAMEPGDPTQADSAHPEQSSQSPVQAVPSSGDSQPDDPPDRGTGLSSSQRASQDHLSEQGAEDSRPETDGVPGDRGQKEHLPSSDSEGEKPDRGARKEGGVQRTAGAGLPGGPQEEGDSIPCTPASAPTLGPALGLGPASWCLEPGSVAQGSPDPQQTPSRMGREGEGTHSSLGCSSLGMIVIADLSTDPAELEERALEVAGPDGQASAMSPASPKRKAADGGYRRALPGCTPLTGETAGEMGEAGQDDKPPGDVPVGPTASLALAPGSGESMMGAGDSNHAATDMGPCVDQKQEPGPTPEAAESGGQDLEQDLEGLHVSPQASVLPEHREAADSPLQEPGAQQGIDTTSDLAGQQDHLPHSADQAAWADSSAVELDFLLDSQIQDALDASDFEAPPGQFFPSENKPGPCWPGPSPRANGDPVAVAKAQPRTFVGIQASEASRMEDATNIVHGLIVELSNLNRLIMGTHRDLEAFKRLNYRKTKPGGKAPLPYPSKGPGNVPRGDPPWREL, encoded by the exons aagctgcGGACCTCAG GAGACAGACTCTGTCCTCCAAAACCCCTAAAGACCCCAAGGCTAGGAGACTCTGATGGGGACCCCCAGAGTTCCATGTTGGGCTGTTTACATCACCCTGAGGAGCCAGAGAGTAAACTGGGACCTGTTCCCTCTACACAGCAGCACGGGGAGGAACCAGGAAAGGCGGTCTGCAG CTccccagatgaggaaacaggagcTCCCTGCTGGCTCCTCCGTCAACCAGAGAAGGAGCcagctccccttcctccttcccag GAAACCCTCCCAGAGTCCAGCGCCCAGAGTCCAGGATGCCAGCCGCTAGTGGAGACCCTGGGGCTCCCCTTCCAGGAGGCCATGGAGCCGGGGGACCCAACGCAGGCAGACAGTGCCCACCCTGAGCAGAGCAGCCAGAGCCCTGTGCAGGCTGTGCCCAGCAGTGGAGATTCTCAGCCTGATGACCCTCCAGACAGGGGGACGGGGTTGTCCTCCTCACAGAGGGCCAGCCAAGACCACCTGTCAGAACAAGGGGCTGAAGACAGCAGGCCTGAGACAGATGGGGTTCCAGGTGATCGTGGCCAAAAGGAACACCTACCAAGCAGTGATTCTGAAGGGGAGAAGCCAGACAGAGGAGCCCGCAAGGAGGGAGGGGTCCAAAGGACAGCAGGGGCTGGCCTGCCTGGAGGGCCCCAGGAGGAGGGAGACAGTATCCCCTGTACCCCAGCATCAGCTCCTACCTTGGGCCCTGCTCTGGGACTGGGCCCTGCCTCTTGGTGCCTGGAACCCGGGTCTGTGGCCCAGGGCTCTCCTGACCCCCAGCAGACCCCCAGCAGGatgggcagggaaggggaagggactCATAGCAGCCTGGGATGCTCCTCCCTCGGGATGATTGTCATTGCAGACCTGAGCACAGACCCTGCTGAGCTGGAAGAGAGGGCTCTGGAGGTGGCTGGGCCCGATGGGCAGGCCAGCGCCATGTCACCTGCCTCTCCCAAGAGGAAGGCCGCTGATGGAGGCTACAGGAGGGCCCTGCCAGGCTGCACCCCACTCACTGGGGAAACCGCAGGAGAAATGGGGGAGGCAGGGCAGGATGACAAGCCCCCTGGCGATGTCCCAGTGGGCCCGACAGCCTCCCTGGCTCTGGCACCCGGGAGTGGAGAGTCCATGATGGGCGCTGGAGATTCCAACCATGCAGCCACGGACATGGGTCCATGTGTCGATCAAAAGCAGGAGCCAGGCCCTACTCCAGAGGCAGCCGAGTCAGGTGGCCAGGACCTCGAACAAGACCTTGAGGGGCTCCATGTGTCCCCGCAAGCTTCTGTTCTGCCAGAACACAGAGAAGCAGCAGACAGCCCTCTCCAGGAGCCTGGGGCCCAGCAGGGCATAGACACCACCTCAGACCTGGCAGGGCAGCAAGACCACCTGCCTCATTCTGCAGACCAGGCCGCCTGGGCAGACTCTTCAGCTGTGGAACTCGACTTCCTGCTGGACAGCCAGATACAGGATGCCCTGGACGCTTCTGACTTCGAAGCCCCGCCTGGGCAG TTCTTTCCTTCCGAGAACAAGCCGGGCCCTTGCTGGCCGGGCCCCAGCCCACGTGCCAATGGAGACCCTGTTGCAGTGGCCAAGGCCCAGCCGAG GACCTTCGTGGGGATCCAGGCCTCTGAGGCCTCCAGGATGGAAGACGCCACCAACATCGTGCATGGCCTCATCGTTGAGCTCTCTAACCTGAA